One window of the Flavobacteriaceae bacterium YJPT1-3 genome contains the following:
- a CDS encoding SDR family oxidoreductase: MAYNLLKGKRGIIFGALDENSIAWKTAERVHEEGGTFVLTNAPIALRMGQIDKLAEKTGSEVVPADATSEEALEHLVDEATRILGGKLDFVLHSIGMSVNVRKGRHYTDQNYDWTAKGWDVSALSFHKTMQTLYKKDAMNEWGSIVALTYMAAQRVFPDYNDMADNKAYLESIARSFGYFFGKEKKVRVNTISQSPTPTTAGQGVKGFDGFLEYADKMSPLGNATAMDCANYTVTLFSDLTKRVTLQNLYNDGGFSNMGVSQALMDQMTGEEGE; the protein is encoded by the coding sequence ATGGCTTATAATTTACTTAAAGGAAAACGAGGAATCATTTTTGGGGCATTGGACGAGAATTCTATCGCCTGGAAAACCGCGGAGCGTGTGCACGAAGAAGGAGGTACCTTTGTGCTCACCAATGCACCTATTGCCTTGCGTATGGGACAGATCGACAAGCTTGCTGAAAAGACCGGTTCTGAGGTCGTTCCTGCTGATGCTACATCAGAAGAAGCGCTGGAGCATTTGGTAGATGAAGCCACTCGTATTCTTGGGGGTAAATTGGATTTTGTACTCCACTCTATTGGAATGTCAGTCAATGTGCGTAAAGGACGCCATTACACCGACCAAAATTATGATTGGACGGCCAAGGGCTGGGATGTTAGCGCCTTGTCTTTTCACAAGACCATGCAAACCTTATACAAGAAGGACGCGATGAACGAGTGGGGTAGTATCGTTGCACTTACCTATATGGCGGCACAGCGTGTCTTTCCGGACTACAACGATATGGCTGACAACAAGGCCTATTTGGAATCCATAGCGCGGAGCTTTGGGTACTTTTTCGGAAAAGAAAAGAAGGTTCGGGTCAATACCATTTCTCAATCTCCCACACCAACTACAGCGGGTCAGGGAGTCAAGGGTTTTGACGGTTTCCTGGAGTATGCCGATAAAATGAGTCCGTTAGGCAATGCGACCGCCATGGATTGTGCCAATTATACGGTGACTTTATTTTCTGACCTTACCAAACGTGTGACCCTGCAGAACTTATACAATGACGGTGGTTTTAGCAATATGGGAGTGAGCCAGGCGCTCATGGATCAAATGACCGGTGAGGAGGGTGAATAA
- the recN gene encoding DNA repair protein RecN produces the protein MLETLTIKNYALIDKAHLSFEQGFTVITGETGAGKSILLGALGLILGNRADLSSIGSADQKCVIEATFNLKQWSLQGLFEAEDLDYEERTIVRREILPSGKSRAFVNDTPVNLSQLNALGAQLVDIHSQHETRTIMENEYQFQVVDAFAKNKSLLHSYQVRYGTLRNQQHELKSLQQRQQEAQKEADYNGFLLQELLDAQLKPGEEEEIEQEFNTLNNSEQITEALSEAYQLLQQPDNGVNELLQQINVKLARLSTFSPTLEDLHNRINSVSIELDDITETLDDYTQTVDADPSRLAFLDTRLRLIHDLKKKHQVATVEELIDLRESLDNAMLEAGGLEDRIEKLEQEIAFAKAELEQQADELHKNRTAALPQLAKTLEAMLDELGMPNARFNLKVIKTEALNSRGMDQLEFLFSANKGMPPQELKKAASGGELSRIMLTLKAALSEFVQLPTLIFDEIDTGVSGEIALKMGGIMKQMGAHMQLISITHLPQIAGQGEHHMKVYKEDGEQRTLTYIEPLQAEDRVVEIAQMLGGKSNSETALSHARQLLN, from the coding sequence GTGCTGGAGACCCTGACCATAAAAAATTACGCCTTGATCGATAAGGCTCATCTCTCTTTTGAGCAAGGTTTTACGGTGATCACCGGAGAAACCGGTGCCGGGAAATCCATCTTATTAGGCGCCCTGGGTTTAATTCTCGGAAATCGGGCAGACCTCTCCAGTATAGGTTCGGCAGACCAGAAGTGTGTGATCGAAGCCACGTTCAATCTTAAGCAATGGTCGTTGCAAGGCCTTTTTGAAGCGGAGGACCTGGATTATGAAGAACGCACCATTGTGCGACGGGAGATCCTTCCCAGTGGAAAGAGCCGAGCTTTCGTCAATGATACCCCGGTCAATCTTTCTCAGCTTAATGCTCTGGGTGCTCAACTGGTCGATATCCACAGCCAGCATGAAACCAGAACTATCATGGAAAATGAGTATCAGTTTCAGGTGGTGGATGCTTTCGCGAAAAACAAGTCCTTGTTGCACTCGTATCAAGTCCGATATGGCACCCTTCGCAATCAGCAACATGAATTGAAAAGTCTACAGCAGCGTCAACAAGAAGCGCAAAAAGAGGCGGATTACAATGGATTTCTGTTACAGGAACTGCTGGATGCGCAGCTGAAGCCCGGAGAGGAGGAGGAGATCGAGCAGGAGTTCAATACGCTAAACAATAGCGAGCAAATTACCGAAGCCCTAAGTGAAGCCTATCAATTGTTGCAACAACCGGACAATGGCGTCAATGAATTACTTCAACAGATCAATGTTAAATTAGCGCGATTATCCACATTCTCACCCACTTTGGAAGATTTACACAACCGAATAAACAGCGTGAGCATTGAGCTGGACGATATCACCGAAACGCTGGATGATTATACCCAGACCGTGGATGCCGATCCGTCACGCTTGGCCTTTTTGGACACCCGATTACGGCTCATTCACGATTTGAAGAAAAAGCATCAGGTCGCCACCGTCGAAGAATTGATCGACCTGCGGGAAAGCCTGGACAACGCTATGCTTGAAGCCGGTGGTCTGGAAGATAGGATCGAAAAGCTGGAGCAGGAGATCGCTTTCGCGAAAGCGGAACTAGAGCAACAAGCCGATGAACTGCACAAAAACCGAACTGCCGCCTTGCCGCAACTCGCGAAAACCCTGGAAGCCATGCTGGACGAATTGGGTATGCCCAACGCCCGCTTCAATTTGAAGGTGATCAAAACCGAAGCGCTCAACAGCCGGGGAATGGATCAATTGGAATTTTTGTTCAGTGCCAATAAAGGAATGCCACCTCAGGAATTAAAGAAAGCCGCCTCCGGAGGAGAGCTTTCCCGTATCATGCTTACTCTGAAAGCCGCTTTAAGCGAATTCGTGCAATTGCCCACCTTGATCTTCGATGAGATCGATACCGGAGTAAGTGGCGAGATCGCTCTTAAGATGGGTGGGATCATGAAGCAGATGGGTGCGCATATGCAACTGATCAGCATTACTCATCTCCCGCAGATCGCCGGTCAGGGCGAGCATCACATGAAAGTGTACAAAGAAGATGGCGAGCAGCGAACACTGACCTATATCGAACCTTTGCAAGCCGAAGACCGAGTCGTGGAGATCGCTCAAATGCTGGGGGGCAAAAGCAATTCAGAGACGGCGCTTTCGCACGCACGTCAACTATTGAACTAA
- a CDS encoding DUF4835 family protein has product MRKLFLFFLVFSSVLTQAQELNCTVSINAEQTGQDNLQVFKTLERDILEFMNETKWTNLNVKNQERIDCSLVIIVRRIDSDFFEATLQVQSSRPIYNSTYDSPVFNFNDRDFNFQYTEFQPLNFNPNIYTSNLISVLAFYAYTIIGIDADTFQEDGGRAYFELAKQIVNTAQQSGTTGWQASGNTQTRFRLNQDLLSPNFGEFHEVMYNYHRLGMDTMAQNQKQAKQDLADTLELMRRMYNKRPNNFLTRVFFDAKAEEISQVFSDGPQVNIKDLVETLNRVAPTKANYWRSISF; this is encoded by the coding sequence ATGCGTAAACTGTTTCTTTTCTTCCTTGTATTCAGTTCGGTGCTTACCCAGGCACAGGAGCTGAACTGTACAGTCAGCATCAATGCAGAGCAGACTGGACAAGATAATTTGCAGGTTTTTAAAACCCTTGAACGCGACATTCTGGAGTTTATGAACGAGACCAAATGGACCAATCTCAATGTCAAGAACCAGGAGCGTATTGATTGCAGTTTGGTAATCATCGTACGCCGTATCGACTCTGATTTTTTTGAAGCTACCCTGCAGGTGCAGTCTTCGAGACCTATTTATAACTCGACCTACGACAGTCCGGTATTCAATTTCAACGATCGGGATTTCAATTTTCAATACACCGAGTTCCAGCCTCTCAATTTTAACCCCAACATTTATACATCCAATCTTATTTCAGTACTGGCGTTTTATGCCTACACCATCATTGGCATTGATGCGGATACTTTTCAAGAGGATGGTGGACGTGCCTATTTCGAACTGGCCAAGCAAATTGTCAATACCGCCCAGCAGAGCGGGACAACAGGCTGGCAAGCTAGCGGGAATACGCAAACCCGTTTCCGATTGAATCAAGATCTCCTATCTCCCAATTTCGGAGAGTTTCACGAGGTGATGTACAACTACCATCGTCTGGGTATGGATACCATGGCTCAAAATCAAAAACAAGCCAAACAAGACCTGGCAGACACACTGGAATTGATGCGTCGTATGTACAACAAGCGACCTAATAATTTCCTGACCCGGGTGTTCTTTGATGCCAAAGCCGAGGAGATTTCCCAGGTATTTTCTGACGGACCCCAGGTGAACATCAAAGATTTGGTCGAAACGCTCAATCGGGTAGCTCCTACCAAGGCCAATTACTGGCGATCTATCAGCTTCTAA
- the coaBC gene encoding bifunctional phosphopantothenoylcysteine decarboxylase/phosphopantothenate--cysteine ligase CoaBC has protein sequence MSVLQDKKVLLGVTGGIAAYKAAPLVREFIKKGAEVRVVMTPAAKDFVTPLTLSTLSKNPVLSSFTSEEEDGAVWNNHVELGLWADFFVIAPATANTLAKMASGTSDNLLLATYLSAKCPVYFAPAMDLDMHEHPSTQQTFDQLEQHGLIQIPAEHGELASGLHGPGRMAEPEHIVAFIEDHLLGQMPLYGKKLMITAGPTYEAIDPVRFIGNHSSGKMGYALAHEAARLGAQVTLISGPSAERVNHPFIQLIKVTDSQEMYTQVMEVYEDMDIVIAAAAVADYKPVIVAEQKIKKKEGYHSIDLEPTRDILASMGQLKKEQFLVGFALETENEEQHAQGKLKRKNLDMIVLNSLNDKGAGFRKDTNKITVFHKNGAKTPFEVKTKAEVAKDIFALIQESLHA, from the coding sequence ATGTCCGTCCTTCAGGATAAAAAAGTCTTACTCGGGGTGACCGGTGGAATAGCGGCTTACAAAGCGGCACCATTGGTTCGTGAATTCATCAAAAAAGGTGCAGAGGTTCGCGTCGTCATGACGCCTGCTGCTAAAGATTTTGTGACCCCGCTAACCCTAAGTACCCTAAGTAAAAATCCCGTGCTATCTTCTTTTACTTCTGAAGAGGAAGATGGGGCAGTATGGAATAACCACGTAGAACTCGGCCTCTGGGCCGATTTTTTCGTTATAGCCCCGGCCACCGCCAATACCCTGGCTAAGATGGCCTCGGGTACTAGCGACAATCTACTTTTAGCGACCTATCTGTCGGCTAAATGCCCGGTCTATTTTGCACCCGCAATGGATCTCGACATGCACGAGCATCCATCAACGCAGCAAACCTTTGATCAATTAGAACAACATGGGCTGATTCAAATTCCTGCGGAGCATGGAGAGTTAGCCAGTGGTTTGCACGGTCCGGGACGTATGGCTGAACCGGAACATATCGTCGCCTTTATAGAAGATCATCTACTCGGGCAGATGCCCCTCTACGGCAAGAAGCTCATGATCACTGCCGGACCCACATACGAAGCGATCGATCCGGTACGATTTATTGGCAACCACAGCAGTGGAAAAATGGGTTATGCCCTGGCGCATGAGGCGGCGCGTCTTGGAGCCCAGGTCACGCTGATCTCCGGTCCCTCAGCAGAACGGGTGAACCATCCTTTTATCCAATTGATCAAGGTGACCGATTCGCAGGAGATGTACACTCAGGTCATGGAAGTCTACGAGGATATGGATATTGTCATTGCTGCTGCTGCAGTCGCCGACTATAAACCGGTTATCGTAGCTGAGCAAAAGATCAAGAAAAAAGAGGGGTATCACTCCATAGATCTGGAGCCTACACGGGATATCCTGGCCAGCATGGGTCAACTGAAAAAAGAGCAATTCTTGGTAGGGTTTGCCCTGGAGACAGAAAATGAAGAACAGCATGCGCAAGGCAAATTGAAACGGAAGAATCTGGACATGATTGTGCTGAATTCGCTGAATGATAAGGGTGCCGGATTCCGTAAAGACACCAATAAAATTACTGTCTTCCACAAGAATGGAGCTAAAACACCGTTTGAAGTGAAGACCAAAGCGGAAGTGGCTAAGGATATCTTCGCCCTGATACAAGAATCTCTACATGCGTAA
- a CDS encoding DNA-directed RNA polymerase subunit omega, with amino-acid sequence MNFRDLDAPVNTTTIDKNLVDKPTDNIYEAISIIAKRATQINGDIKKELLEKLDEFATYNDSLEEIFENKEQIEVSKFYEKLPKPHALAVQEWLEDKIYHRNTQDIEDKGE; translated from the coding sequence ATGAACTTTAGAGATCTTGATGCACCCGTGAATACAACCACTATTGATAAGAATTTAGTGGATAAACCGACCGACAATATTTACGAAGCTATTTCGATCATTGCCAAGCGTGCGACGCAAATCAATGGCGATATCAAAAAGGAATTACTCGAGAAATTGGATGAGTTTGCGACCTACAATGACAGTTTAGAGGAGATTTTCGAGAATAAGGAACAGATTGAGGTTTCTAAATTTTACGAAAAGCTTCCTAAGCCTCATGCACTTGCTGTTCAGGAGTGGTTAGAAGATAAGATCTACCACCGAAACACTCAGGATATCGAGGATAAGGGAGAGTAA
- the bamD gene encoding outer membrane protein assembly factor BamD, whose protein sequence is MFLKVIRPLFVIACFALSLTSCSPYQEVLKSDDIGEKYTFADSLYQQGKYKKALRLWEQIVPSYRGRPQAERVMYMYADTYYQLSDYLLSSYQFDRFEKSYPQSTKAEEASFKAGMSFYYNSPRYTLDQEETEKGIARLQEFINRYQESEYLDEANAAVAELQTKLEKKAYEIAKQYHKVEIISPPVAIKALDNFISEYPGSPYREGAFYYKLEAAYEYAINSFAYLVEERLIEAKEIYTTMMRYYPNGEYREQADKILAEINSRLEDYI, encoded by the coding sequence ATGTTTTTGAAAGTGATTCGTCCCCTGTTTGTTATCGCGTGTTTTGCCCTGTCGCTGACTTCCTGTAGCCCTTATCAAGAGGTGCTGAAGTCTGATGATATTGGCGAGAAATACACCTTTGCAGATTCTCTTTATCAACAAGGCAAATACAAGAAAGCCTTACGTCTTTGGGAACAGATCGTACCCAGTTACCGTGGTAGACCTCAAGCGGAACGCGTAATGTACATGTACGCTGATACCTATTATCAACTGAGCGATTATCTGCTTTCCAGTTATCAGTTTGATCGCTTTGAAAAGAGTTATCCACAGAGTACGAAAGCCGAGGAAGCTTCCTTTAAGGCCGGGATGAGTTTCTATTATAACTCCCCGCGCTACACGTTGGATCAGGAAGAAACAGAAAAGGGAATAGCCCGTTTGCAGGAATTCATCAACCGCTACCAAGAGTCAGAGTACCTGGATGAAGCCAATGCCGCTGTGGCAGAATTGCAAACCAAGTTAGAAAAGAAAGCTTACGAAATAGCAAAACAGTATCATAAGGTGGAGATCATTTCACCTCCGGTAGCGATCAAAGCGTTGGATAATTTCATTTCGGAATATCCCGGCTCACCCTATCGCGAAGGTGCTTTTTATTACAAACTGGAAGCGGCTTACGAATACGCCATAAATAGTTTTGCCTATCTTGTGGAGGAACGCTTGATAGAAGCCAAAGAAATATACACCACCATGATGCGTTACTATCCCAACGGAGAGTACCGCGAGCAAGCCGATAAAATACTTGCAGAAATCAACTCCAGATTGGAGGATTACATTTAA
- the dapA gene encoding 4-hydroxy-tetrahydrodipicolinate synthase produces MQQLRGTGVALITPFDAQGALDLEALNQLVDHCIQGGVDYLVVLGTTGESATLTADEKDRVIQQVVQKAGGQLPLVLGVGGNNTQQVIDELKRRDLSAFDAILSVSPYYNRPSQEGIFQHYKAVAEATSKPLVLYNVPSRTGSNMLPATVLRLAHAFDHIIGIKEAAGDMTQVLRLLADRPRDFMVISGDDMLALPLVSAGGDGVISVIGQGVPRPFSDMIRMGLEGDQPSKAYQLHFDLMPLIDIIFAEGNPSGIKALLEIQGIGSAGVRLPLVQATPPLKEQLRDAFKPFSS; encoded by the coding sequence ATGCAACAGTTAAGAGGGACCGGAGTAGCCCTAATCACTCCATTTGATGCACAGGGTGCTCTGGATCTAGAGGCCTTAAATCAACTTGTTGATCACTGTATTCAGGGTGGAGTTGATTATTTAGTGGTGCTGGGCACCACCGGTGAAAGTGCTACACTCACTGCGGATGAGAAAGATCGCGTTATCCAACAGGTGGTTCAAAAAGCCGGAGGACAACTGCCTCTTGTTCTAGGCGTGGGAGGGAATAACACCCAGCAGGTGATTGATGAACTGAAGCGTCGGGATCTCTCTGCCTTCGATGCCATTCTCTCGGTTTCCCCTTATTATAACCGACCGTCTCAAGAAGGGATTTTCCAGCATTACAAGGCGGTTGCTGAAGCGACTTCTAAACCCCTAGTGCTGTACAACGTTCCTTCGCGTACCGGAAGCAATATGCTTCCTGCCACCGTACTGCGTCTGGCTCATGCCTTTGACCATATTATCGGAATCAAGGAGGCTGCTGGCGATATGACTCAGGTACTTCGATTGTTGGCCGATCGACCTCGCGACTTTATGGTGATTTCCGGAGACGATATGTTAGCCTTGCCTTTAGTCTCCGCTGGAGGAGATGGGGTGATCTCGGTGATCGGTCAGGGCGTACCGCGACCATTTAGCGATATGATACGAATGGGATTGGAAGGAGATCAGCCGTCAAAGGCCTATCAACTTCATTTTGATTTGATGCCCCTGATCGATATTATCTTTGCGGAAGGAAACCCTTCGGGAATTAAAGCTCTGCTTGAGATTCAAGGGATAGGATCGGCTGGAGTTCGTTTACCCTTAGTCCAGGCAACTCCGCCCTTGAAGGAGCAACTTCGCGATGCCTTTAAGCCATTCAGTTCTTAG
- a CDS encoding 5'-nucleotidase gives MISKPAVFLFRFGMLLLLIASITSCKRSVFSLSQVKAEQLKIADSLEADSRISEFIEPYKKAVDREMDSVLAYAPRTLSKNESPYNTPLGNMMADAVYEMANPIFRLRTGKDMDAVLFNHGGIRSDINQGPVTTRTAYEIMPFENILVVARLNGTQMQEMVDYLAYGRAHPFTGLRLRLDAEGGTITEALVNGEPIQPDRDYWVCTSDYLVNGGDRMTFLTKTEEIHDLNYKVRNALIDYFKKHDTIAPVRDDRFLAQLP, from the coding sequence ATGATATCCAAGCCGGCTGTTTTTCTTTTTCGATTCGGGATGCTCTTACTGCTGATTGCAAGTATCACCTCCTGTAAACGTAGTGTATTCTCTCTTTCCCAGGTGAAAGCTGAACAACTAAAAATAGCTGACTCGCTGGAAGCCGATTCCCGCATTTCAGAGTTCATTGAGCCCTACAAGAAAGCGGTCGATCGGGAAATGGATAGTGTGCTGGCTTACGCTCCCCGTACCCTGAGTAAGAATGAGAGCCCCTACAATACACCCTTGGGAAACATGATGGCCGATGCCGTTTATGAAATGGCCAATCCCATTTTCAGGCTGCGTACCGGAAAAGACATGGATGCGGTACTCTTCAATCATGGCGGTATACGATCGGATATCAATCAGGGCCCTGTAACTACGCGTACCGCCTACGAGATCATGCCTTTTGAGAATATATTGGTAGTGGCTCGCTTAAACGGAACTCAAATGCAGGAAATGGTCGACTATCTGGCCTATGGAAGAGCTCATCCCTTTACCGGACTTCGCTTGCGTTTGGATGCGGAAGGCGGAACGATAACCGAGGCCCTTGTGAATGGGGAACCTATTCAGCCCGATAGAGACTATTGGGTCTGCACCAGTGATTACCTGGTCAACGGTGGAGACAGGATGACCTTCCTCACAAAGACGGAAGAAATTCACGATCTTAATTATAAGGTAAGAAATGCCCTCATTGACTATTTTAAGAAACACGATACGATCGCTCCGGTGCGGGACGATCGTTTTTTAGCCCAGCTCCCATGA
- a CDS encoding metallophosphoesterase gives MKRRTFLKQTAATSALVGFGGLASSFAFKETFQPSYSKHITLLHTNDVHSHIEPFPTNDAQFPGQGGAAQRLTLIEAIRKENPNTLLLDAGDIFQGTPYFNFYGGELEFKLMSMMGYDAATLGNHDFDNGVDGLFAQTPHAQFDLITANYDFSNTIMDGKTIPHRVFEKDGVRIGVFGLGIQLEGLVNKRMYKETRYLDPVAIAQDQSRILKEEQRCDLVICLSHLGYHYQHDKIDDLKLAAATEYIDLIIGGHTHTFLPKPTVTKNRKGQNVLVNQVGWAGVNMGRVDFYFEEGSTASTKSTTIIV, from the coding sequence ATGAAAAGAAGAACTTTCCTCAAGCAAACGGCCGCCACCTCTGCTCTGGTTGGATTTGGCGGACTGGCCAGCTCTTTCGCATTTAAGGAGACTTTTCAACCTTCGTACTCCAAACACATTACCCTACTACACACCAACGACGTGCACAGTCATATCGAACCCTTTCCGACCAATGACGCTCAGTTTCCCGGTCAGGGCGGCGCCGCACAACGCTTAACTCTTATCGAGGCCATCCGGAAAGAGAATCCAAACACTCTATTGCTGGATGCTGGCGATATTTTTCAAGGCACTCCTTATTTCAATTTTTACGGTGGCGAACTCGAATTTAAGCTAATGAGCATGATGGGCTACGACGCGGCGACTTTAGGAAATCACGATTTTGACAATGGAGTCGACGGACTTTTTGCGCAAACGCCTCACGCCCAATTCGATCTGATCACGGCCAATTATGATTTTTCGAATACGATCATGGATGGAAAGACGATACCGCATCGGGTGTTTGAAAAAGACGGGGTACGCATCGGCGTTTTCGGACTGGGAATTCAGCTCGAGGGGCTCGTCAATAAGCGCATGTATAAGGAAACCCGTTATCTCGATCCTGTAGCGATCGCCCAGGATCAATCCCGTATTTTAAAGGAAGAACAGCGCTGTGATCTCGTCATCTGCCTCTCCCATCTAGGATACCACTACCAACATGATAAAATTGACGACCTCAAACTGGCCGCGGCCACAGAGTATATTGATCTCATCATCGGCGGTCATACCCATACTTTTTTACCCAAACCCACCGTAACCAAAAACCGAAAAGGGCAAAATGTCCTGGTCAATCAGGTAGGCTGGGCCGGGGTGAATATGGGACGGGTAGACTTCTATTTTGAAGAAGGATCAACGGCATCGACTAAGAGTACGACCATTATCGTTTAA
- a CDS encoding DoxX family protein gives MKTVKKYLPLILRLAVAVILIQTLRFKLTAHPDSVYIFEQLSVEPYGRIATGILELITGILILIPRTAWLGATLALGILGGALFSHLTILGIQVPYNGSLDGGQLFFTALITFVLSAIVLYQNRRAIPFLGARFSTKVA, from the coding sequence ATGAAAACAGTTAAAAAATACCTTCCCCTGATCTTACGACTAGCAGTGGCCGTAATACTTATCCAAACCCTGCGCTTTAAGCTTACCGCACATCCGGACAGTGTGTATATTTTTGAGCAATTGAGCGTTGAACCCTATGGACGGATCGCCACAGGAATACTTGAATTGATCACCGGAATTTTGATCTTAATCCCCAGAACCGCCTGGTTGGGAGCCACACTCGCCTTAGGTATACTTGGTGGTGCTCTATTTTCTCACTTGACCATACTGGGCATTCAAGTGCCGTACAACGGAAGTCTGGATGGGGGTCAACTCTTTTTTACTGCCTTGATCACTTTTGTTCTAAGCGCCATCGTGCTTTATCAAAATCGAAGGGCTATTCCTTTTTTAGGCGCTCGATTTTCAACAAAAGTGGCCTAA